From Ipomoea triloba cultivar NCNSP0323 chromosome 5, ASM357664v1, the proteins below share one genomic window:
- the LOC116019569 gene encoding uncharacterized protein LOC116019569 produces the protein MESPFYGSYWSRPSRPRYPVYPFQPKPVDEAPKSKTVQIPVHFVRSEPTRADAALKIQKVFRGFLVRKSMNRVMSVAREVDEIERRVSQSETVEVLRRDERERIRVNEMLMSLLFKLDSVRGVDSGVRVCRKAVTRKAIALQERIDAIVNSNQQTVMDNGDSEAAKVCDSPESVDQTPCIDDSSESELETGNTADQSDNPAQIDTDGVEKPNDSPVEGGNVEKSELEDNERDETQSMGGFVSEVTNAKAENEGAEEKNGSLEIAETSNRGYENNRNRELLEKMMEENRKMMGLMAQLSERNEAQTRMLEALTQRVEHLEKSIVCDRLRRKKMKKKHTP, from the coding sequence ATGGAGAGCCCATTCTACGGAAGCTACTGGTCCCGACCCTCTCGCCCCCGCTATCCTGTCTATCCGTTTCAACCTAAGCCGGTTGATGAAGCGCCGAAGTCGAAGACCGTTCAGATTCCGGTCCACTTCGTACGGTCGGAGCCTACCCGAGCCGATGCTGCGTTGAAGATCCAGAAGGTGTTTCGAGGCTTTCTGGTGAGGAAAAGCATGAATCGCGTGATGTCCGTTGCGCGGGAGGTGGATGAAATTGAGCGGAGAGTTTCGCAGAGCGAAACGGTGGAGGTTTTGCGGAGAGACGAGAGGGAGAGGATCCGCGTCAACGAGATGCTCATGTCTCTGCTCTTCAAATTGGATTCGGTTCGCGGCGTTGATTCGGGAGTTAGGGTTTGCAGGAAGGCTGTCACCAGAAAGGCCATTGCTCTGCAAGAGAGAATTGACGCAATTGTTAACTCCAATCAACAAACTGTAATGGATAATGGCGACAGTGAAGCTGCTAAGGTGTGCGATTCTCCTgaatcagttgatcaaacacCATGTATCGATGATTCGTCTGAGAGTGAACTTGAAACTGGAAATACTGCCGATCAATCTGATAATCCTGCTCAAATTGATACCGATGGTGTTGAAAAACCTAACGATTCTCCAGTAGAAGGAGGAAACGTTGAAAAATCCGAATTGGAGGATAATGAGCGCGATGAGACACAATCAATGGGAGGATTTGTTTCAGAGGTAACAAATGCGAAGGCGGAGAATGAAGGAGCCGAGGAGAAGAATGGAAGCCTGGAGATAGCAGAGACTAGCAACAGGGGATATGAAAACAACAGAAACAGAGAATTGCTGGAGAAGATGATGGAGGAGAATAGAAAGATGATGGGATTGATGGCACAGCTTTCAGAGAGAAATGAAGCGCAGACAAGAATGCTGGAAGCGCTAACGCAGCGTGTGGAGCACTTGGAGAAATCTATCGTCTGTGATAGGCtaagaaggaagaagatgaagaagaagcatACACCTTGA
- the LOC116021033 gene encoding uncharacterized protein LOC116021033, whose amino-acid sequence MAVRVNALKPLGCNWLPFSAQSSRWKKISVPSSRLKVQSSQMATNSSESSSKVIDSHLHVWASPQEAADKFPYFPGQEPSLRGHVDFLLECMKEADVDGALIVQPINHKFDHSYVTSVLKKYPSKFVGCCLANPAEDGSGVKQLEDLILKDGYRAVRFNPYLWPSGEKMTNGVGKAMFSKAGELGVPVGFMCMKGLDLHLSEIEELCTEFPSTVVLLDHVAFCKPPVNEKENQLFSAFLKLSRFPQVYVKFSALFRVSRNPYPYEDLSPVVSQVVSNYGANRVMWGSDFPFIVEECGYKEAKEAVYSLAQKAQLSSSDVELIMGKTVLKVFNGQWLS is encoded by the exons ATGGCTGTGAGGGTTAATGCGCTAAAGCCACTGGGCTGCAATTGGCTTCCTTTCTCTGCCCAGAGTTCCAGGTGGAAGAAGATATCAGTGCCTAGTTCAAGGCTGAAAGTGCAGTCGAGTCAAATGGCAACAAATTCCAGCGAGTCTTCCTCCAAAGTTATTGATTCCCATTTGCATGTCTGGGCATCTCCTCAAGAG GCCGCAGACAAATTTCCATATTTTCCAGGACAAGAACCTAGTTTACGTGGCCATGTCGATTTCTTGCTCGAG TGCATGAAAGAAGCAGATGTGGATGGGGCACTTATTGTTCAACCCATCAATCACAAGTTTGATCACTCTTATGTTACCAG TGTATTGAAGAAGTACCCATCGAAGTTTGTTGGTTGTTGCCTCGCTAATCCAGCCGAAGATGGAAGTGGAGTAAAGCAGCTCGAAGATCTTATTTTAAAG GATGGTTATCGTGCTGTTCGCTTTAATCCATACTTGTGGCCTTCTGGCGAAAAG ATGACAAATGGAGTTGGAAAAGCTATGTTCTCTAAAGCTGGAGAGCTTGGAGTGCCAGTGGGTTTCATGTGCATGAAG GGTCTTGATCTGCATCTCTCGGAAATTGAGGAACTTTGCACTGAGTTTCCCTCAACTGTTGTTCTGCTTGATCATGTAGCTTTCTGCAAGCCCCCGGT aaatgaaaaggaaaaccAACTTTTCTCTGCATTCTTAAAGCTATCGAGGTTTCCACAG GTGTATGTAAAGTTCAGTGCTTTGTTCAGGGTGTCGAGAAATCCATATCCATACGAGGATCTATCCCCAGTTGTGTCGCAAGTTGTCTCCAACTATGGCGCCAATCGGGTCATGTGGGGAAG TGACTTCCCTTTCATTGTAGAGGAATGTGGTTATAAAGAAGCAAAAGAGGCAGTGTATAGCCTTGCCCAGAAAGCCCAACTATCATCTTCTGATGTGGAGTTGATTATGGGTAAAACAGTTCTGAAAGTTTTCAATGGCCAATGGCTTTCTTAA
- the LOC116021193 gene encoding uncharacterized protein LOC116021193, which produces MEFKIWFPENPGANPGIEGHAAAAAEEIWGLLRLLAPPITAQWLLIPANSWRLAETEVPCSETEASAAAARAEAGIVPVPVAAIIAGSACCNSHCTVSPSVL; this is translated from the coding sequence ATGGAGTTCAAGATTTGGTTCCCGGAGAATCCGGGGGCGAATCCGGGAATAGAAGGCcacgcggcggcggcggcagagGAAATTTGGGGTCTGCTTAGATTGTTGGCGCCGCCCATAACCGCCCAGTGGCTTCTAATCCCGGCGAATTCATGGAGACTGGCGGAAACGGAAGTACCCTGTTCGGAAACAGAGGCCTCTGCGGCGGCGGCGAGAGCAGAGGCGGGAATTGTCCCGGTGCCGGTGGCGGCGATAATCGCCGGCTCCGCCTGCTGCAACAGCCACTGCACCGTCTCTCCGTCGGTCTTGTGA
- the LOC116019920 gene encoding exocyst complex component EXO70B1 yields the protein MEGQDRVLATAQQIVKSLHTSTNVNTDDMLLIFSSFDNRLSNLSNFMASSSATSTPSSAKAAAAAADDDSFLDRRFEEAEKLILDAGVGDPASTEVYLAAVDEIIRLTEDLDLPPDNDAVMDRAEAALQLAMAHLEDEFRHILIRSTVPLDAERLHNSSFLRRSSMSASASEIPDFETGTVSEGQEDGSSGRYNHLRGPSLGGIELSLDLINPDATVELKEIADRMIRSGYEKECCQVYSTVRRDVLDECMSILGVEKLSIEEVQRIEWRSLDEKMKKWIYAVKIVVRVLLSAEKQLCEQIFNGSELTKEICFIETAKGCLMQLLNFGEAVVIARRSSEKLFRILDMYDALSAVLPDLELLFCHKAGEMVCSEAKGVLDGLGEAAIGTFVEFENAVRGEASRTPIQGAEIHPLTRYVMNYVKLLVDYSNTINDLLPSVESELESEGLQVDDSNDSELESKSLFARRLSLLIKSLEANLEEKSRMYEDSGMQYIFLMNNLLYIVQKVKDSDLRKHLGDLWVRKRRGQVRQFATGYLRASWSKVLSCLKDEGIGGSSSSASKIALKERFKNFNTCFEELYRIQTSWKVPDAQLREELRISISEKVIPAYRSFMGRFGSHLESGRHSGKYIKYTPEDLENYLLDLFEGTPLSLHHMRRKSS from the coding sequence ATGGAAGGGCAAGATAGGGTTCTGGCGACAGCGCAGCAGATCGTGAAGAGCCTCCACACCTCCACAAACGTCAACACTGATGACATGCTTCTCATCTTCTCCAGCTTCGACAATCGCCTCTCTAACCTCTCCAATTTCATGGCTTCTTCATCCGCAACCTCTACTCCTTCGTCCGCCAAagctgccgccgccgccgcagacGACGATTCCTTTCTCGATCGTCGCTTCGAGGAGGCTGAGAAGCTTATACTTGACGCCGGCGTCGGCGATCCCGCTTCCACCGAAGTCTACCTCGCTGCCGTTGACGAGATTATTCGGTTGACCGAGGATCTGGATCTACCGCCGGACAACGATGCCGTTATGGACCGAGCGGAGGCCGCTCTTCAGCTTGCCATGGCACACCTCGAGGACGAGTTCCGTCACATCCTCATTCGGAGCACTGTCCCTCTCGACGCCGAACGCCTCCACAACTCCTCCTTCCTCCGCCGCTCCTCTATGTCTGCCTCTGCTTCTGAAATTCCTGATTTCGAGACTGGCACCGTTTCTGAAGGCCAGGAGGACGGCAGCAGTGGGAGGTACAATCACTTGAGGGGTCCCAGCCTCGGAGGTATAGAATTGTCCCTCGATTTGATCAATCCCGATGCTACTGTTGAGCTGAAAGAGATTGCAGACCGTATGATCCGATCCGGCTATGAAAAGGAATGCTGTCAAGTGTATTCTACTGTCCGCCGAGACGTACTGGATGAGTGTATGTCTATTCTTGGCGTTGAGAAGTTGAGCATTGAGGAAGTCCAGAGGATTGAGTGGCGTTCCCTGGatgagaaaatgaagaaatggatATATGCTGTGAAAATTGTGGTGAGAGTTCTTCTGTCTGCTGAAAAACAACTTTGTGAACAGATTTTTAATGGCTCTGAACTCACCAAAGAAATATGTTTCATTGAGACTGCAAAAGGGTGTCTAATGCAGCTCTTGAATTTTGGGGAGGCTGTTGTCATAGCCAGGAGGTCTTCAGAGAAGTTATTTAGGATTCTGGACATGTATGATGCTCTTTCTGCTGTTTTACCTGATTTAGAACTTCTTTTTTGTCACAAGGCTGGGGAAATGGTGTGTAGCGAGGCTAAGGGAGTGTTGGATGGCTTAGGAGAAGCAGCTATTGGCACATTTGTGGAGTTTGAAAATGCAGTTCGGGGTGAGGCTTCCAGAACACCTATACAAGGTGCTGAAATTCACCCATTAACTCGCTATGTTATGAATTATGTTAAACTGCTGGTGGACTATAGCAATACAATTAATGACCTTTTACCAAGTGTTGAGAGTGAGTTGGAATCTGAGGGTCTGCAAGTTGATGATAGCAATGATAGCGAGTTGGAGAGTAAATCACTCTTTGCAAGACGGTTGTCCTTGTTGATAAAGTCTTTGGAAGCTAATCTTGAAGAGAAGTCGAGGATGTATGAGGATAGTGggatgcaatatatatttttgatgaACAATTTACTGTACATAGTTCAGAAAGTGAAAGACTCTGATCTTAGGAAGCACTTGGGTGATTTGTGGGTACGCAAGCGGCGTGGTCAGGTCAGACAGTTCGCCACAGGTTATCTTAGAGCTTCATGGAGCAAAGTGTTGTCTTGTTTGAAGGATGAAGGGATTGGTGGAAGCTCAAGTAGTGCCTCAAAAATTGCCCTGAAAGAAAGGTTTAAGAACTTCAACACCTGCTTTGAAGAACTTTATAGGATTCAAACGTCTTGGAAGGTGCCAGATGCTCAACTTCGTGAAGAGCTTCGAATATCCATTTCAGAAAAAGTGATTCCAGCATATCGCTCCTTTATGGGGCGATTTGGTAGTCATCTAGAGAGTGGCAGACATTCAGGGAAGTACATAAAATATACGCCTGAAGATCTAGAGAATTATTTGTTGGATCTATTCGAAGGAACACCTCTGAGCCTTCATCACATGAGAAGGAAAAGCTCATAA
- the LOC116019942 gene encoding glucose-6-phosphate 1-dehydrogenase, chloroplastic-like: MVISSAANCASSSAAAAATSHSNSSSVVLRHHKKISVSSIFSRKVGPRDISLISKPSPSRSVISCVVSPLAPAGNETTAKKLKDKVTSVPPPEELKEAVMCFKNKSNSTVSITVVGASGDLAKKKIFPALFALYYEDCLPEHFTIYGYARSKMTDEELRNMVSKTLTCRIDKRENCGEKMEQFLKRCFYHSGLYDSEENFSELDRKLKEHEGGKLSNRLFYLSIPPNIFVDAVRCASVSASSAHGWTRVIVEKPFGRDSESSAVLTRSLKQYLKEDQIFRIDHYLGKELVENLSVLRFSNLIFEPLWSRQYIRNVQFLFSEDFGTEGRGGYFDHYGIIRDIMQNHLLQILALFAMETPVSLDAEDIRNEKVKVLRSMRPLQLDNVVIGQYKGHTKGGVTYPGYTDDKTVPKDSLTPTFAAAALFIDNARWDGVPFLMKAGKALHTKSAEIRVQFRHVPGNLYNKNFGSDLDRATNELVIRVQPDEAIYLKINNKVPGLGMRLDRSNLNLLYSTRYSKEIPDAYERLLLDAIEGERRLFIRSDELDAAWSLFTPVLKELEGKKIVPEYYPYGSRGPIGAHYLAARYNVKWGDLGVDQ, encoded by the exons ATGGTGATTTCTTCCGCGGCTAATTGTGCTTCAtcgtcggcggcggcggcggcgacatCGCACTCAAATTCATCGTCTGTTGTCCTGCGTCACCATAAGAAGATATCTGTTTCTTCGATCTTTTCACGGAAGGTTGGCCCCCGGGATATTTCTTTAATATCTAAGCCAAGCCCATCGCGGAGTGTGATAA GTTGTGTAGTGTCTCCATTGGCTCCGGCAGGGAATGAAACTACAGCGAAGAAATTGAAAGACAAGGTGACATCAGTTCCCCCACCTGAGGAGCTTAAAGAAGCTGTTATGTGTTTTAAGAATAAAAGTAATTCAACTGTCAGTATAACTGTCGTGGGGGCATCTGGTGACCTTGCTAAGAAGAAGATATTTCCTGCGCTTTTTGCCCTTTATTATGAAGATTGCCTCCCTGAG CACTTCACTATTTATGGTTATGCCCGGAGCAAGATGACTGATGAAGAACTTAGGAACATGGTTAGCAAAACTCTTACTTGCAGGATAGATAAGAG GGAAAACTGTGGCGAAAAGATGGAACAGTTCCTAAAAAGGTGTTTCTACCATAGTGGTCTGTACGATTCGGAGGAAAATTTTTCAGAGCTTGATAGGAAACTCAAGGAGCATGAG GGTGGAAAGCTTTCCAATCGCCTCTTTTATTTGTCGATTCCGCCAAACATATTCGTAGATGCTGTACGGTGTGCAAGTGTCTCTGCATCGTCTGCCCATGGATGGACTAGAGTCATTGTGGAGAAGCCCTTTGGTCGGGATTCTGAATCCTCTGCTGTGTTAACACGATCTCTTAAGCAGTACTTAAAGGAAGATCAAATTTTCAG GATTGACCACTATCTCGGGAAGGAGCTTGTGGAGAATCTTTCTGTCCTCCGCTTCTCCAACCTTATCTTTGAACCACTGTGGTCAAGGCAATACATAAGGAATGTACAGTTTTTATTCTCTGAAGATTTTGGCACTGAAGGACGGGGAGG TTACTTTGACCATTACGGGATAATCAGAGACATTATGCaaaatcatcttcttcaaatCCTTGCCCTCTTTGCCATGGAAACTCCTGTCAGTTTAGACGCAGAAGATATTAGGAATGAAAAG GTAAAAGTCTTACGTTCCATGAGGCCTTTACAACTTGACAATGTGGTAATCGGGCAATACAAGGGGCATACGAAAGGGGGAGTTACTTATCCAGGATATACTGATGACAAGACTGTACCAAAGGATAGCCTAACCCCGACATTTGCTGCTGCCGCTCTTTTCATAGATAATGCTAGATGGGATGGTGTGCCTTTTTTAATGAAAGCCGGGAAAGCTTTACATACCAAAAG TGCCGAGATTAGAGTGCAATTTAGGCATGTGCCCGGAAATTTGTACAACAAAAACTTCGGCAGTGACCTTGACCGGGCAACAAATGAGCTTGTTATACGCGTCCAGCCTGATGAAGCTATTTATTTGAAGATCAATAACAAGGTCCCGGGTTTGGGGATGAGACTGGACCGCAGTAATCTGAATCTTCTTTATTCAACCAG gTACTCTAAGGAGATCCCGGATGCATATGAAAGACTGCTTCTCGATGCTATAGAAGGCGAAAGGAGGCTTTTCATTCGCAGTGATGAACTCGATGCTGCTTGGTCTCTATTCACCCCGGTATTAAAGGAGCTCGAGGGGAAGAAAATAGTTCCCGAGTACTATCCCTATGGAAGCCGAGGACCCATCGGAGCACACTACCTTGCAGCAAGATACAACGTGAAATGGGGCGATCTTGGGGTGGATCAATAA
- the LOC116019517 gene encoding protein LAZY 1-like: MKLLGWMHRKFRQGSHEPLKDFSLGQPSLDDIQCYPKTNFYTKSSSKSQRDNLLRKSFAGPDGDRADEEDFEEESSAALTELFHGFLAIGTLGGDPIVNDPSTPTFSISVENIAEKETEVTENDLKLINDELEKVLGVEAKDDISSGRSSQVSAGRSSHCSTITLSGKQLESLDNSGNIGTNICPLQGYLFGSAIGLPDTTIAKKEPRPSLGELFQKTKLADENSGGAKYDRGEKPRMDKEHDKSAVHLVKKILKKGMPHASSKSSTAALGCTIDSAAAETKLHKILHMFHRKVHPESTATAEKLDKPSKNEIRNNLMYDGAYNLGGAEDVALVPKRRMSKESIRRLKSQSNMHQFTISAADCNGNRECWIKSDADYLVLEL, translated from the exons ATGAAG TTACTAGGTTGGATGCATCGGAAGTTTCGACAAGGTAGCCATGAACCACTCAAAGATTTCTCCTTAG GGCAGCCGTCGTTGGATGACATACAATGCTACCCGAAAACGAATTTCTACACTAAGTCCTCCAGCAAATCTCAGAGAGACAACCTTCTGCGCAAATCGTTTGCTGGTCCAGATGGAGACAGGGCGGACGAAGAGGACTTTGAAGAAGAATCTTCAGCTGCACTCACTGAACTGTTCCATGGTTTTCTCGCAATTGGCACATTGGGAGGAGACCCTATTGTGAACGACCCTTCGACCCCAACGTTTTCCATCTCTGTGGAGAACATAGCGGAGAAAGAAACAGAAGTGACAGAGAATGATCTGAAGCTGATCAATGACGAGTTGGAGAAGGTGTTGGGAGTAGAGGCCAAAGACGACATCTCATCTGGGAGAAGCAGTCAGGTTAGTGCTGGGAGGAGCAGTCACTGCAGCACCATCACACTCAGCGGGAAGCAGCTCGAGAGCTTAGACAACAGCGGAAACATTGGAACAAACATTTGTCCGCTCCAAGGTTACCTGTTTGGTTCTGCAATTGGTCTGCCAGACACAACCATTGCAAAGAAAGAACCTAGGCCATCTCTCGGAGAGCTTTTCCAGAAAACCAAGTTAGCAGATGAAAACTCTGGAGGAGCAAAATATGACAGGGGCGAAAAACCTCGTATGGACAAGGAACACGACAAGTCTGCTGTGCACCTTGTGAAGAAAATACTCAAGAAAGGAATGCCCCATGCCTCTTCCAAGAGCTCAACTGCAGCTTTGGGCTGCACTATTGATTCTGCTGCTGCTGAGACAAAACTGCACAAG ATTCTGCATATGTTCCACAGGAAAGTCCATCCTGAGAGCACAGCAACAGCAGAAAAGCTCGACAAGCCCTCCAAAAATGAGATCAGGAACAATCTAATGTATGATGGGGCCTACAACCTCGGAGGTGCTGAAGATGTTGCCCTGGTGCCTAAGCGACGCATGTCAAAGGAGAGCATAAGGCGTCTGAAGAGCCAATCCAACATGCATCAGTTCACCATTAGTGCTGCTGATTGTAACGGGAACAGAGAATGCTGGATCAAAAGCGACGCAGACT ACCTGGTTTTGGAGCTCTAA